One genomic segment of Deltaproteobacteria bacterium IMCC39524 includes these proteins:
- a CDS encoding sigma-70 family RNA polymerase sigma factor — translation MADEVFDFEKLHTRYRPKIHRYLCRLAGENEAEDLCQEVFVKVERNLTSFRNEAQLSTWLYRIATNSFYDRLRSPSFKQKSKEDPIGIDDNTLEKRDFTTQQQTPGIDQQVIRDEMNACIRGYIDQLPENYRTVLLLSEEEGFKNREIAEILQVSLDNVKIRLHRAKAKLKVSLQGNCNFYLDERSEISCDRKQKRDRE, via the coding sequence ATGGCTGATGAGGTCTTCGATTTCGAGAAACTGCACACCCGCTACAGGCCGAAGATTCACAGATACTTGTGTAGACTGGCGGGAGAAAATGAAGCTGAGGACCTCTGCCAGGAGGTGTTCGTCAAGGTCGAAAGGAATCTGACCTCTTTTCGCAATGAAGCACAGCTCTCCACATGGCTCTATCGGATCGCCACTAACAGTTTCTACGACCGATTGCGCAGCCCCTCCTTTAAGCAAAAAAGCAAAGAGGATCCAATTGGAATCGATGACAATACCCTTGAAAAGCGAGATTTTACTACTCAGCAGCAAACGCCCGGAATCGACCAGCAGGTTATCCGTGATGAAATGAATGCCTGTATTCGGGGATATATCGATCAACTCCCAGAGAATTATCGGACAGTGCTGCTGCTCAGCGAAGAAGAAGGGTTCAAGAACAGAGAGATCGCGGAGATCTTGCAGGTCAGCCTCGACAACGTCAAGATCCGTCTCCACAGGGCCAAAGCCAAGCTAAAAGTCAGCTTACAAGGCAACTGCAACTTTTATCTAGATGAACGTAGCGAAATTTCCTGTGATCGCAAACAGAAGCGTGACAGAGAATAG
- a CDS encoding GYD domain-containing protein, translating to MATFITLINFTDQGIRNIKDSPARFESFKALVEAQGGTVKSVYYTQGNYDMVVIVEGDEEAAMTANLTVGSLGNVRTQTLRGFSVEEMKSFISNMPISL from the coding sequence ATGGCAACGTTTATTACACTTATAAACTTCACCGATCAGGGGATTCGGAACATAAAGGATTCTCCAGCGCGTTTTGAATCATTTAAGGCATTGGTGGAAGCTCAGGGTGGTACGGTCAAGAGTGTTTATTATACTCAGGGTAATTACGACATGGTGGTTATCGTGGAGGGCGACGAGGAAGCTGCAATGACTGCGAATCTGACGGTTGGTTCGCTCGGCAACGTGCGCACTCAGACACTGCGTGGTTTCTCTGTGGAAGAGATGAAGAGTTTTATTAGTAACATGCCTATATCATTATGA